In Tepidimonas taiwanensis, the following are encoded in one genomic region:
- a CDS encoding DUF2788 domain-containing protein encodes MEGTLFGYTEAQIAQFGLTFGVGAFILYMLFIVLNLARESKAGKFGTFILFLVLSLGMLGFLAKNVIQWALGI; translated from the coding sequence ATGGAAGGAACGCTGTTCGGCTATACCGAGGCGCAGATCGCGCAGTTCGGGCTCACGTTCGGCGTGGGTGCCTTTATTCTGTACATGCTGTTCATCGTGCTCAATCTGGCGCGCGAATCGAAGGCGGGCAAGTTCGGGACCTTCATCCTCTTTTTGGTATTGTCCCTGGGCATGCTTGGCTTTTTGGCCAAAAATGTGATCCAGTGGGCGCTGGGGATCTAG
- a CDS encoding DUF2189 domain-containing protein, with the protein MSRPSSPPVTPGDEGVPSGTVVIDAAAPLRWLRQGLRDYATNPLPGVLHGGMMALFGTILVVALRDHFWLLAGAFSGFLIIAPVLASGLYAVSAHLERGEKVCCAEVIRLWTSGDRRLMAFGFLLAMAVTGWMMTSAALITLWAPVPILKPADFLRHVVLNTDSALFEAWLLLGGWLAAPVFASSVMTLPMLVATRTPLWHAVSESWRAVGTHPIVLCVWAVCIVVLVAVGMALAMVGLMLTVPVIAYASWHAYRDFERAGVIRPLRSE; encoded by the coding sequence ATGTCGAGGCCATCCTCACCCCCGGTGACCCCCGGCGACGAGGGGGTGCCATCCGGTACGGTCGTGATCGACGCGGCCGCGCCCCTGCGTTGGTTGCGGCAGGGACTGCGCGACTACGCCACCAACCCCCTGCCGGGCGTGCTGCACGGCGGCATGATGGCGCTGTTCGGCACCATCCTGGTGGTGGCGTTGCGGGACCACTTCTGGTTGCTGGCTGGGGCGTTTTCGGGGTTTCTCATCATCGCCCCGGTGCTGGCGTCCGGGTTGTACGCGGTCAGCGCCCACCTGGAGCGCGGCGAAAAGGTCTGCTGCGCGGAAGTCATCCGCCTGTGGACCTCGGGTGACCGGCGCCTGATGGCGTTCGGGTTTTTGCTGGCGATGGCCGTCACGGGTTGGATGATGACGTCGGCGGCGCTGATCACGCTGTGGGCACCGGTGCCCATCCTCAAGCCCGCGGACTTCTTGCGTCACGTGGTGCTCAACACCGACAGCGCGTTGTTCGAGGCCTGGCTGCTGTTGGGGGGATGGCTCGCCGCGCCGGTGTTCGCCTCCAGCGTGATGACGCTGCCGATGCTGGTGGCGACCCGCACGCCGCTGTGGCACGCGGTGAGCGAGAGCTGGCGCGCCGTTGGGACGCACCCGATCGTCCTGTGCGTGTGGGCGGTGTGCATCGTCGTGCTGGTGGCCGTTGGCATGGCGCTGGCGATGGTGGGTCTGATGCTGACGGTGCCGGTGATCGCGTATGCGAGCTGGCACGCCTATCGCGATTTCGAGCGTGCGGGGGTGATCCGCCCGCTGCGCAGTGAGTGA